One region of Candidatus Eisenbacteria bacterium genomic DNA includes:
- a CDS encoding NAD(P)H-hydrate epimerase produces MRLVTADEVRSIDRATIESGHATGLALMDRAGHQVVAAMERRYGPLLALRVLVLCGTGNNGGDGLVAARALGRLGAKVRAVVLGDPQRLRGDALQCLEAARAAGVVIERADDEAALDRQLAACDAWDFAVDAMLGTGARGAPEGVIAAGVQALRELDERGTRVVAVDLPTGVDADSGAIARRAVRADLTVAFGFPKRGHWLYPGRAFVGALEVAEIGLAPQIAQPGASRIEVATASELAMLLPTRSPDTHKKRAGRVLVIGGAPGLTGAPVLAAR; encoded by the coding sequence GTGAGGCTCGTCACTGCCGACGAGGTGCGGTCGATCGATCGCGCCACGATCGAAAGCGGTCATGCCACAGGCCTTGCGCTCATGGACCGCGCCGGCCACCAGGTGGTGGCCGCGATGGAGCGACGCTACGGGCCGCTGCTCGCCTTGCGGGTGCTGGTGCTGTGCGGGACCGGCAACAATGGCGGCGACGGACTGGTCGCGGCGCGAGCACTCGGACGCCTCGGTGCGAAAGTGCGAGCGGTGGTGCTCGGCGATCCACAGCGCCTGCGCGGCGATGCGCTGCAGTGCCTCGAGGCGGCGCGCGCCGCCGGTGTCGTGATCGAGCGCGCAGACGATGAGGCGGCGCTCGATCGACAGCTCGCCGCGTGCGATGCGTGGGACTTCGCTGTCGACGCGATGCTCGGCACGGGCGCGCGCGGCGCTCCCGAAGGCGTGATCGCCGCCGGCGTCCAGGCGCTGCGCGAACTCGACGAGCGCGGCACGCGTGTGGTGGCGGTGGATCTGCCGACCGGAGTCGACGCCGACTCGGGCGCGATCGCGCGCCGCGCGGTGCGCGCCGACCTGACGGTGGCGTTCGGATTCCCGAAACGCGGCCACTGGCTCTACCCCGGCCGCGCGTTCGTCGGCGCGCTCGAGGTAGCGGAGATCGGCCTTGCCCCCCAGATCGCGCAGCCGGGCGCGTCACGCATCGAGGTCGCGACGGCGAGCGAACTCGCGATGCTGTTGCCGACGCGAAGCCCGGACACGCACAAGAAGCGCGCGGGGCGCGTGCTGGTGATCGGCGGCGCGCCCGGGCTGACCGGCGCGCCGGTGCTGGCCGCGCGC